From Magnetococcales bacterium, the proteins below share one genomic window:
- a CDS encoding methyltransferase domain-containing protein, which produces MESLLAKFKKNGQVYIDPEEYCSDYAWRIFQEREKAFWKQKITKTEYHPDPAANFSPFLVHWNIDPTFFRHKTVMEIGTGPFGFFSGLKKIDPSSLPSTLILMDSLMDFYQQFSLFNLMPESSIRLQGRCEKIPLPDNFFDVILTTNTIDHVGDYQAFLQEIVRVLRPGGHLLFSVHFVAGWATLIKFLLPLIDKNHPYHFRVNDVRTMLQNSGLRLIRESIMPMYLEETIPQESGIFRRIMYSVGFRVMHTFYGVAKTPD; this is translated from the coding sequence ATGGAATCCTTGTTGGCAAAATTTAAAAAAAATGGGCAAGTCTACATAGACCCTGAAGAATATTGTTCTGACTATGCTTGGAGAATATTCCAGGAGAGAGAAAAAGCCTTTTGGAAACAAAAAATCACAAAAACTGAATACCATCCAGATCCCGCTGCCAATTTTTCTCCCTTTTTGGTTCATTGGAATATTGATCCAACTTTTTTTCGCCACAAAACTGTCATGGAAATTGGCACTGGCCCATTCGGATTTTTTTCTGGCTTGAAGAAAATAGATCCTTCAAGTCTGCCGTCCACCCTAATCCTGATGGATTCATTGATGGACTTTTATCAACAGTTCTCTTTATTTAATCTTATGCCGGAAAGCAGCATTCGTTTGCAGGGTAGATGTGAAAAAATACCTTTGCCAGACAATTTTTTTGATGTTATACTGACCACTAATACGATTGACCACGTTGGTGATTATCAAGCTTTTTTGCAAGAAATCGTGCGAGTCTTGCGTCCAGGTGGACATCTGCTTTTTTCGGTGCATTTTGTGGCTGGCTGGGCTACACTTATTAAATTTTTATTGCCTCTGATAGACAAAAATCATCCTTATCACTTTCGAGTGAATGATGTGCGAACTATGCTGCAAAATTCTGGACTTCGTCTAATCAGGGAATCCATCATGCCAATGTACTTAGAGGAAACAATTCCACAAGAGTCTGGTATTTTTCGGCGGATTATGTATTCCGTCGGATTCCGGGTCATGCATACCTTTTATGGTGTAGCCAAAACTCCTGATTAA
- a CDS encoding B12-binding domain-containing radical SAM protein, with the protein MNKKLLLINPRKGWRPPLGLLYIAAYARHAGYQVKVLEFIDEEFFPGKNIKLWKELHDFNPDVIGLGVISWNRRVAQGIIQRIRAETLNKIIICGGKDPNFKPDIYLNNGVDYVIFGEGEESTIHLLNNIFQPNGNMKSVPGIGYLEDSEIVRTAVHPVMPLENLLYPALDLVDYDHYCDIRLGGIPGHFIKTGFMMASRGCPFTCRFCTDPIRSRYRERSIDDIVAEIKWQMAHWKIDGIVFLDDLFYYRDQRVNAFCERIIKEGIKLKFYAQARADRVGNSETLALMKKAGFIQIAMGIESGSQRMLDIMEKHTQLDTMNEAIRKVEKAGIYAYIFLIVGFPEESQDDLEATARFLSKIKPTFITVNYFMPMPGTKYFNDEDKDALEELSFSLTENQRTFRSPVSHETIVRYRDIYLSLAQRNANLNLFRYPSFYFWAIKLVLFKPIVLLRGIYKQKKHATYTSYFDAIRTAMINNRIFGV; encoded by the coding sequence TACATAGCAGCTTATGCACGTCATGCAGGTTATCAAGTCAAGGTGCTGGAATTTATTGACGAAGAATTTTTTCCCGGGAAAAACATTAAACTATGGAAGGAACTCCATGATTTTAATCCAGATGTCATTGGACTTGGTGTAATAAGTTGGAACAGGCGTGTTGCACAGGGAATTATACAACGAATCCGTGCCGAAACATTAAATAAAATCATTATTTGCGGTGGCAAAGACCCAAATTTTAAACCTGATATTTATTTAAACAATGGGGTTGATTATGTAATCTTTGGTGAAGGTGAAGAATCTACGATTCATTTATTGAATAATATTTTCCAACCAAACGGTAACATGAAATCAGTTCCCGGCATTGGATACCTTGAAGATAGTGAGATTGTTCGCACTGCTGTGCATCCGGTTATGCCTCTGGAAAATCTGCTTTATCCTGCCCTGGATTTGGTAGACTACGATCACTATTGCGATATTCGTCTGGGAGGAATACCCGGACACTTCATTAAAACCGGTTTTATGATGGCCAGCCGGGGTTGCCCGTTCACTTGTCGTTTCTGTACAGATCCGATACGTAGCCGCTACCGGGAACGGTCCATAGACGATATTGTCGCCGAGATCAAATGGCAAATGGCACATTGGAAAATTGACGGAATTGTTTTTCTGGACGATTTGTTTTACTATAGAGACCAGAGGGTTAACGCTTTTTGCGAAAGAATTATTAAGGAGGGAATCAAGCTTAAATTCTACGCTCAAGCCCGGGCTGATCGAGTGGGTAATTCAGAAACTTTGGCGCTCATGAAAAAAGCGGGATTTATTCAGATTGCTATGGGTATAGAATCTGGTTCCCAACGCATGTTGGATATCATGGAAAAGCATACGCAACTGGACACCATGAATGAAGCCATAAGAAAAGTAGAAAAAGCTGGTATTTACGCCTATATTTTTCTTATTGTTGGCTTTCCTGAAGAAAGCCAGGATGATCTTGAAGCTACAGCACGTTTTTTAAGTAAAATTAAGCCAACATTTATTACAGTAAATTATTTTATGCCCATGCCCGGCACAAAATATTTTAATGACGAAGATAAAGATGCTTTAGAAGAACTTAGTTTTTCATTAACTGAAAATCAAAGAACATTCAGATCACCCGTATCACATGAAACAATTGTTCGGTATCGCGATATTTATCTTAGTTTAGCGCAGCGCAATGCAAATTTAAATTTATTTCGCTATCCTTCTTTTTATTTTTGGGCAATTAAATTGGTACTTTTTAAACCAATTGTTTTATTGCGGGGTATTTATAAACAAAAAAAACATGCAACCTACACCAGTTACTTTGATGCAATTCGCACAGCAATGATTAATAACAGAATATTTGGTGTCTGA